A stretch of DNA from Kazachstania africana CBS 2517 chromosome 3, complete genome:
taattcttcaGACATTATAGAAGAATTTTACCTTGAAGGCTAAAGACAGACTGAATGTTGGTGTTCTTAcaggaaagaaaatattggttcttgaatatatttaaaatatatattttgttgtCTATACTCCTCAATAGATTCGCGATGATCACCGCAATATGCGAATAgatatatttacaaataaaAGGTTCCGATTAAACATCGTTAACAGCATCTCGTAACGCTTCCACCACATTTAGCACAGCCAATGATGCAGGACTATCTGGGTATTCATCTAGAAAACTTTGACCTGAGTCACAACATTTACCAATTCTAGGATCCAACGGAACGGAACCGAGGAAATTGATACCTAGCTCTTTACAGAGAGCTTCCCCTCCACCTGTTGTTggtttgaaaatttgagatTCATGCTTACAACCTGGACAAACAAATCCACTCATATTTTCGACAAGTCCTAATATATTTATCCCTGCCTTTCTgcaaaaatcaatttcctTCCTAACATCTAACAAAGCAACCTCCTGAGGAGTGGTAACAACCAATGCACCGTCGATACCAGACTCATTCATGAACTTGTTTACGGAAATATGCTCATCGGAAGTGCCTGGCGGAGTGTCAATAATCAAATAATCTAATTCATCCCAGTCGACATCCTTTAAAAACTTCTTTATTAAAGCATTCTTCTTAGAACCTCGCCATATGATGGCGGAATCATCTTCTGGCAACATAAATTGGATTGACATGGTAGCTAAGTTATCAGCGACATAAACAGGCGACCAACCGAAATTAGATTCATGAATTACTTCATCCACACAACCTAACATATGTGGTAAAGAAGGCCCACAAATATCCAGATCCATAGCGCCAACCTGTAGGTCTTCATCAGCCGATAAAGCCCAACTTAACATCGAAGTGAAAGTAGACTTTCCGACACCACCTTTACCAGACAAAACAAGAATCTTGTGTTTAATCCCACTCAAGTTTTCTGTGATCAAAGGAATATCTGGATCAGGTCCTTTGGGTAAACTCTCACAAATCTCCTTGTTGGCACAACCGTCACAGGCATCTGCTTTACCGGCCATTTCTGACTCAGGCCCTGGACAGTGTTCTGGCTCAGGCTCTTTCAACTCATACTCTGAGGGTAAGATTTGTTCCTTAACTAGCGATGTAACCTCTGTAGTCATCTTTAATATACTTGATTATGAATTTTTATCCTTCAATAAATGTATTCCATGAAACTAATTTATACATTTGCAAACCTGAATTGATTATTAATTGGTTTCTTTTTTGCTCATCGCAGATGCTGTCCGACCGATCTCCGGTTCCTCATACTAGAAAACCCGGACAGAATATTGATTATGAGGTAAAATTTGGTTTATAATGATGTCTGATTGACAAGAGCATCTCATTTTGATGGCTCTCAAGTTCACTATGGACATATCTATTAGCTTCAGTTTATGCTGATATATGGTTGCActtctttcatcaattgaCCGCCGCCTTTTTTTGCCACTCTACAATGACTGGGAATGGCTTCATCTATATTCCGAACATCTTTCTCACATCGGTTGAATACACTCTATTAGCTATAGAAAACTGGAAAACTGAATCGTAACGTCTTCGAATCATCCCagatgaaaatatccaCATTGGTCATTGATATTACAGGTTTGATACAGTGAAAAGAAGACTTTCTATTAAGGTAAGGCCACGATTGAAACCTTAAATTTGGAATTCTAAAAAGACATGCTGGAGTTTGTGAGTTGTTTACGTATTAGCGGTTCAAGAGGAACTGAAGAAAACGATGAAGTTTGCATCTGCAATGCTATGTTAGTTTCAGATACATTGCCAGGTAGCGTGAAATCTCTTGATGATTTGACAATTGACCAAATTATGATGAGCGAGGGCACTGAGATCTTTGAAGCTGAAAAGCTTAATCAATCTGATTTACAAATATTCACAAGTTCCTCAGGTACTGGTGATGAAGACACATATAAGAGGTGCATATGGTATGAGTTATTAAGGACATTGACCTGCCATAAATTATACATAAAGGACCTCGAATCAAGAGTAAAATATACAGCATGGACGATACGAAAGGTATCTGATGAAAGCTGGAAAGTTGTAATGGAATTAGAATCTGGTGCTATTGTCAAGAAGATTGCtcaattttcattaacCTCCGTTAAAACTGGAGAGATggatcttttcaaattatcattgaatttatttgaaaataattgCAAATCCAATGACAGGTATTATAGTCTTGGtgaaaaatacaataaCTTATATGACAGATTGAAACTTATGGAGGAAGAACGCACCATCTTGGATAATGTGCTTGAAGAAAGGGATAAAAGTGCCAGATTGATAACAGTTGGtttattaaatgaaaagaagaaaaaaatattgcaGTTACAAGAAATACTAAAGAGACATAACATTATCGATGACGCAATGGAAAATATACCTGACTTAGAAGCCGTAAACAAAAATGTTGTACAAGCCGTATCCCATTTGAATTCTCCAGGTAGGAGGAAAAGAGCGAGTACAACACAAAGTAAGCAATCTATCCCTTCAAAAAAGAGAcgaagaaatcaaataaatgaaGAACAACTAATTAAACAGGAGGCAGGTTCAATCAACGATTTTGATGACTTTAAATTTTACGGTATAGGGAACTCACAATTAAGAGACTCCATTTCGAGTCCCAATAAAGTCCGACTAGATGGGCAAGATAAACCTGTTGAAGTTAAGCAGGAAAGCTCCGAAACTAAAGTAGAACTTACACCTGTTAGCAATACATCCACAAAACATACCGAAAAGACTTCAAGTGTATCTGAAACGGATACCGATATCGAAAGTCAGGAATCGACTCAGGAGGAAACAGAATAGATACTCAATGCATATACTATCCCAGATGTTCTAGTATTGACTGTTTAAGgtatgaagaaattttaaaaagaaatagcTAAGTCATTCACAATATTTACAATAGGTTAAAAAGTtataaagaattttaaagatataaagaattaaaattgaaggtcagaaataaaattttatttgtcGAGTTTTGGAATAGTTCATTGTAACAGGTTTAAATGTACATTGGTTGACCTGGAGAAATGCTCAACCAGTGCCATGCATCAGCATCGGCGTCAGCATCAGCATTAGCATCTCTCTTGATGTACATTGGTTGACCTGGAGAAATGCTCAACCAGTGCCAAGCATCAGCATCGGCGTCAGCATCAGCATTAGCATCTCTCTTGATGTACATTGGTTGACCTGGAGAAATGCTTAACCAGTGCCAAGCATTAGCGTCAGCTTCTCTCTTGCTTAAAGCGGCTTCCGTGTTTTCATTCATAGCTTGGGTTAGAATGGTAGAgtttaaaaataataaaccACTATTGGTACTGTTTGAAACGGGTAAAATGGAAATGTCGTCATCGCCTTTTAAGTCTAAGTAACCAATAAGGGCTTCAGAAGGAATAGctaaattttcttgttcagtTTCAGTTACATTAACTGGAGCAGCCATGACCGAGGAGGAAACGAAAGCAGCGGTAGATAGGATAGTTGAGAACTTCATACTTATTTGCAATTGGATTGGTTGTTATGGTTTTATTTGATGgtttttattattgaacaaGGTAACTATATTGCTTAATTCATGAATCTTTCTTGGTTTTTATATGTTttgatcaatattttcaaattggttTTCAACCACTGTTAAAGAGTTTGATGTGATACTATTTTGCAACTAGCTCAATATGTTACATTACCTCTAATCTTAAtaagtttcaaaatatagTATCTAATTTTCGATGCTCttagaaatatttgaatgcAAGCGTCTGTCATTGATCGCTCAATTAGGAAAGTATGTCACTTCAAAGATGCAAcctgaaaaaaaaacactGTCATTTCTGCACTAGCAACAATGGTCATTGATGAGTGGATTAGGATATGTTTGAAGTCCAATGTTCCTTTTTGGTCGATCTATGAGTTCGGCTTTCCTATTTTGTCGAGCAGTATGCCAATTAGTTCAAGTCTTAGCTTCCAAAATAGTCACAACATGATGATCTTGCTTATTTGATACTCAGTTGATACCTCAAATACTTCCAAGTGATtgcattaaaaaaaatctatatACTATTTGATATTATAGGTGATAATGTAAAATAGTGCTTTTCAATggtcttgaaaaaaattgaaaaaaattgaaaatatagtCAGCCAACGCAATAGCTAGGTTTAATCAGAAAGTAGTGCCTTCCTTAGGTTGTGGAAGCTTCTTGTTAGCAGGAAGAgccatttcttttcttagtTCAAGTAACACAGTTTGCATAGTGTACGATCTTTTCCAATCACGAAGAGTATGGAACTCTTTTTCCTTAATCTCACCAGTCTTGTCATCAATACAGGGGAGATTAACCTTTGAGACAAATTTTACCTTTGGTGGTTCATCCGGATAGTTTGGTCCACACACAATCTCTAATGAATATATTCTATTTTCATGATTGCTATGAGGGGGGCCTAAGATAGTACCGTTCCAATTTGTCATTGTGATATCGTCGCTATCCGCTAGCCCATAGCTACAGGACTCTGGACCAAATCCTTTCTCTCCCTTTTCTAGCTCTTCTAATAGTCTAAAACTTCTTGGTCTGCAAGCAATGTAAAAATACGTATGTTAGTAACCCATTCCAGTATAAATCTCCGAAGTGTCGTCTGATGGTGTCATTTGACAATTTCAACCAACATACATCTTTGACATTTGATATATACACTTAATATGCGCCTTTCAGGGACTTATTAACACTTTTTGAATTAATGCTGAGTAAGATCTAAGATCCTTCTATATCAATGAAGTTTTCCactattaaaaattttatccGTTAGCGAATTTTGTTTACTTAGAGATATTCAAAGGCATCcatcaatatcaacaaTTTTAATAGCAAAACAGCACTGATATGAGCGTGAGCGGAGGATCCTCACCATTTTTGGAAACACCATTAGAGGCCACAAGTGATAAAGGTATACATCTTGAAGATAGTCCCGTGCGTGTCGGAAAGAACAACCACGTAGATACAATTGAAGCTAAAGATAGACAAATTATTTCACTTGAGTACAAGTTAAACACGTTacaaaatgaatttgaattagAACGATTACAAACACAGAGACAGTGCAATACGCTTGATAAGCAGTACCGTTCCGCGGTGgatgaattggaaaaagCCTTGGATgataccaaatttttacATGAATCTAACAGTAAATTACAAGAAGAGCTTTCTGTCGTCAAAGATCAACTGAATTCAACGGAACTGGAAAAGgacaaaattatcaatgGACTGCAATTCAAGATACGCGCAATTGAGCAGGAATTGAGCGATTCTCGATTGAATCAGGACTCTGAACGATCTAAACTGACCAATGAAGTCGAAACTTGTAAGATAGAAAATGAGAATTCACAGGCATTGCTGGCAAAGTATGAAGAGGAACTTCAGAAACAATCGAGTGAATTGAAAAACCTGATCAAATCGaacaatgaaaaagatatagAGATTTCAGAATTAAAGACGACAAAAATAGTGAATTCGCACCCAAATTACTCTACAGAGGATTTACAAGAGTTAGCCACCATGAATAGAATGTTTCAAGATCAGATGAAATACGTGAAAGAGCTGGAAGAGGCAAATATAAAGCAGGCTAATGAGCTGAAAAGgttaagaaatttaaatgattctTCACAATTTTGGAAGTCTGAAAAcgaaaaattacaaagcAAACTACAGGATTTGGAAATATTAGAGAATAATATTCAGGAATTACAAGTCGAAAACATTGATTTGAAGTCCAAACTAACTTCAATGAACATATTTGATGACCAAAACGATAAAccagaaaatattattaatgattGGCAACTGacgaagaaagaaaatttgatattaacTGATGAGAAttcgaaattgaaattgagcgtgaataatttgaaacttttgaatGAGGAACTAGCAATGGAAAGAAATCAATTGTTGGATTTGAACAAAAATTATGAAAGTAGTTTgattaatttgaaaaaactgaACCACGAATTAGACCAACAAAGACTTCTATCTTTCGAAGAGTGCAAATTATTGAGAAAACAACTAGACGATGTTAATGAAGTTGTCACTAGCGATAATGAAGGTCGTACAAAGGAGATGCAATCACataaagaattagaaacATTGATAGATGACTATAAGAATAAGACTGATGATCTAACgaatgaattgaaacatATAAATGAGCAATTGCTCAATTCACAAAAAGAACAGCAGAATCAATTAAcgaagaagaggaaaacAAACGACTACAATGGCCTAAGTTACTACTCACAAAGAATGAATGAATTACAATTAGAGAATGTcgaattgaaaagaaacttGCAAAAATaccaaaatttaaataagtTGCTCGAGGAAAAGACCAAAAAACTTATATCtctcaaagaaaagaagattaGAATATTACAACTACGTGATAATCCTTTAGCGAATGACCaatttatcaagaaaaagCAGATAACGTTACTTCAAAATGAGAATAAAGATTTAATGGAACAAATAAAGGATTCTGCTAGCGATGTAAGGACAGTCCCATTTTCTGTATATGAGTCACTCAGCTTTGAATTGAAGCAACAAGAAAACGAAATATTTAAAgtcaataaaaaatctgTCAGATTAAAAGAGATGTTTAATAAGAAATCCCtagaatttattgatgtGGTTAATTCTATACTAGGTTTTAGACTAGAATTTCAACAGGATAACAAAGTAAAAATATACTCATGTTTCAAACCAGATAAATTCTTAGTAGTAGATTTAGTAAAAAATACATTGGTATCCAATTTAAATTTGCATAACTGGGACGAACTACTAAAGTTGTGGATCGAAGAGAGAGGCCAAATTCCATGTTTCTTGGCCACAGTGACGTTACAACTCTGGGAGCAATTGaacagtgaaaaaaatgtaGAACTAACGAGCATATAGAACATTTagtatattatataaatgtaACTTACTATTATTGTGGAACtacaatttttcagaatatCGCCTTGACCTGAAAAAGTACGCTATATGATGAATACATAAAAAGGTACATGGACTATAAAAGTGAACAAATAACATTACTCAATGGTCCAGGCCCGTTCTGAGAAACCAAGGATAGATAAAGATGTTATTCTTACGTCCGCTTTACTTAGTGGCTCCCTTCTTGGCGCCTATATCTGTTTTGGCAGATATTTACGACAATTCAAATCTGCTAGGGACATACCGAAGTACATATTTAGAAGGCGATGGCTCTATGGGAAGGTTACAGCAGTTGGTGATGGAGataatttccattttttccATACGCCAGGTGGCATACTTGGAGGATGGGGTTTATTCAGATCGTTACCCATATTAGAAAAGGctgatatcaatttcagtAAGAATAGTAACATATCAATGGTAAGACGATTTTTCACTTTGAGAAGTGGCAAACGGAAGAAAATTTCCAGATactatttgaatttggcTATCCCATTGAAAGGTAAACGCAATCTACCCACTGTCTCGGTAAGATTATGTGGAATTGATGCGCCAGAGAGAGCACATTTTGGCAACCCCGCTCAACCATTTAGTGACGAGGCATTGAATTGGCTACGGTACCAAATTTTGGGCAAGAGAATATGGATAAAACCCCTGAGTATTGATCAATACAATAGATGTGTTGCGAGAGCTGTCTATTGGAGTTGGCTTGGAGGATGGAAGGACGTCAGTTTAGAAATGATAAATGAAGGTATGGCTGTCGTTTATGAGGCAAAAACAAATGCTGAGTTTGATGGACGAGAGAAGACTTATAGATTTTGTGAGTTTATCGCTAAGGCACAGAAAAAGGGTCTGTGGTCCcaaaagaaattgg
This window harbors:
- the NBP35 gene encoding Fe-S cluster-binding ATPase (similar to Saccharomyces cerevisiae NBP35 (YGL091C); ancestral locus Anc_6.181), which translates into the protein MTTEVTSLVKEQILPSEYELKEPEPEHCPGPESEMAGKADACDGCANKEICESLPKGPDPDIPLITENLSGIKHKILVLSGKGGVGKSTFTSMLSWALSADEDLQVGAMDLDICGPSLPHMLGCVDEVIHESNFGWSPVYVADNLATMSIQFMLPEDDSAIIWRGSKKNALIKKFLKDVDWDELDYLIIDTPPGTSDEHISVNKFMNESGIDGALVVTTPQEVALLDVRKEIDFCRKAGINILGLVENMSGFVCPGCKHESQIFKPTTGGGEALCKELGINFLGSVPLDPRIGKCCDSGQSFLDEYPDSPASLAVLNVVEALRDAVNDV
- the LIF1 gene encoding Lif1p (similar to Saccharomyces cerevisiae LIF1 (YGL090W); ancestral locus Anc_6.182), with amino-acid sequence MLEFVSCLRISGSRGTEENDEVCICNAMLVSDTLPGSVKSLDDLTIDQIMMSEGTEIFEAEKLNQSDLQIFTSSSGTGDEDTYKRCIWYELLRTLTCHKLYIKDLESRVKYTAWTIRKVSDESWKVVMELESGAIVKKIAQFSLTSVKTGEMDLFKLSLNLFENNCKSNDRYYSLGEKYNNLYDRLKLMEEERTILDNVLEERDKSARLITVGLLNEKKKKILQLQEILKRHNIIDDAMENIPDLEAVNKNVVQAVSHLNSPGRRKRASTTQSKQSIPSKKRRRNQINEEQLIKQEAGSINDFDDFKFYGIGNSQLRDSISSPNKVRLDGQDKPVEVKQESSETKVELTPVSNTSTKHTEKTSSVSETDTDIESQESTQEETE
- the MF(ALPHA)2 gene encoding Mf(Alpha)2p (similar to Saccharomyces cerevisiae MF(ALPHA)2 (YGL089C) and MF(ALPHA)1 (YPL187W); ancestral locus Anc_6.185) gives rise to the protein MKFSTILSTAAFVSSSVMAAPVNVTETEQENLAIPSEALIGYLDLKGDDDISILPVSNSTNSGLLFLNSTILTQAMNENTEAALSKREADANAWHWLSISPGQPMYIKRDANADADADADAWHWLSISPGQPMYIKRDANADADADADAWHWLSISPGQPMYI
- the MMS2 gene encoding E2 ubiquitin-conjugating protein MMS2 (similar to Saccharomyces cerevisiae MMS2 (YGL087C); ancestral locus Anc_6.187), coding for MSKIPRSFRLLEELEKGEKGFGPESCSYGLADSDDITMTNWNGTILGPPHSNHENRIYSLEIVCGPNYPDEPPKVKFVSKVNLPCIDDKTGEIKEKEFHTLRDWKRSYTMQTVLLELRKEMALPANKKLPQPKEGTTF
- the MAD1 gene encoding coiled-coil domain-containing protein MAD1 (similar to Saccharomyces cerevisiae MAD1 (YGL086W); ancestral locus Anc_6.188); translation: MSVSGGSSPFLETPLEATSDKGIHLEDSPVRVGKNNHVDTIEAKDRQIISLEYKLNTLQNEFELERLQTQRQCNTLDKQYRSAVDELEKALDDTKFLHESNSKLQEELSVVKDQLNSTELEKDKIINGLQFKIRAIEQELSDSRLNQDSERSKLTNEVETCKIENENSQALLAKYEEELQKQSSELKNLIKSNNEKDIEISELKTTKIVNSHPNYSTEDLQELATMNRMFQDQMKYVKELEEANIKQANELKRLRNLNDSSQFWKSENEKLQSKLQDLEILENNIQELQVENIDLKSKLTSMNIFDDQNDKPENIINDWQLTKKENLILTDENSKLKLSVNNLKLLNEELAMERNQLLDLNKNYESSLINLKKLNHELDQQRLLSFEECKLLRKQLDDVNEVVTSDNEGRTKEMQSHKELETLIDDYKNKTDDLTNELKHINEQLLNSQKEQQNQLTKKRKTNDYNGLSYYSQRMNELQLENVELKRNLQKYQNLNKLLEEKTKKLISLKEKKIRILQLRDNPLANDQFIKKKQITLLQNENKDLMEQIKDSASDVRTVPFSVYESLSFELKQQENEIFKVNKKSVRLKEMFNKKSLEFIDVVNSILGFRLEFQQDNKVKIYSCFKPDKFLVVDLVKNTLVSNLNLHNWDELLKLWIEERGQIPCFLATVTLQLWEQLNSEKNVELTSI
- the LCL3 gene encoding Lcl3p (similar to Saccharomyces cerevisiae YGL085W; ancestral locus Anc_6.189), with protein sequence MVQARSEKPRIDKDVILTSALLSGSLLGAYICFGRYLRQFKSARDIPKYIFRRRWLYGKVTAVGDGDNFHFFHTPGGILGGWGLFRSLPILEKADINFSKNSNISMVRRFFTLRSGKRKKISRYYLNLAIPLKGKRNLPTVSVRLCGIDAPERAHFGNPAQPFSDEALNWLRYQILGKRIWIKPLSIDQYNRCVARAVYWSWLGGWKDVSLEMINEGMAVVYEAKTNAEFDGREKTYRFCEFIAKAQKKGLWSQKKLETPGEFKKRL